A region of Rhodamnia argentea isolate NSW1041297 chromosome 9, ASM2092103v1, whole genome shotgun sequence DNA encodes the following proteins:
- the LOC125316540 gene encoding uncharacterized protein LOC125316540 produces MTGNGTMMVSSRDDQGKAVPPWLRPIASAKLYSSCETHLSEDRNFYCRVCMVALCKECKKQHDLSKHEMIKAYKVGKDVSFRMEDLQSLWDISDICPYISNKWLVAYIYKRGARIASSGRQSSVAECESCQYRLKSPDAKYCSLECKVDAVMKMNESGSMKNEAKRKVETISEESPSNVRSFRKRSRKQKNPQRAPLY; encoded by the exons ATGACGGGGAATGGCACAATGATGGTCTCGTCCAGAGATGATCAAGGGAAGGCCGTTCCGCCATGGCTGAGGCCGATCGCGAGCGCCAAGCTCTATAGCTCGTGTGAGACTCATCTCTCCGAAGACCGCAATTTCTACTGTCGAGTCTGCATGGTCGCTCTCTGCAAAGAGTGCAAGAAGCAACACGATCTTTCTAAGCATGAGATGATAAAG GCATATAAAGTGGGGAAAGACGTGTCGTTCAGAATGGAGGACTTGCAGTCACTCTGGGATATTTCCGATATATGTCCTTACATTTCCAATAAGTGGCTCGTCGCGTACATATACAAAAGAGGAGCTAGGATCGCTTCCTCCGGCCGCCAGAGCAGCGTTGCAGAGTGCGAATCTTGCCAATATCGGCTCAAGTCGCCGGACGCCAAGTATTGCTCCTTGGAATGCAAG GTTGATGCCGTGATGAAGATGAATGAAAGTGGAAGTATGAAGAACGAGGCAAAGAGAAAGGTAGAGACCATATCAGAGGAGAGTCCTAGCAATGTGAGGTCATTCAGAAAACGGTCAAGAAAGCAGAAAAACCCGCAGAGAGCTCCACTTTATTAG
- the LOC115726627 gene encoding uncharacterized protein LOC115726627, which translates to MSIQLYGLCETHSSEECNFYCRVCMFALCKECKKQHDIFEHEIIRAYKVNEVASFRLADLESLRDASDICPYKGNGRLVEVIYKRGDGIACCHGQGNVVECESCQYRLKSPSAKYCSIQCKVEAVMKMNESESVTNEAKRKVETISEESASDVKSFTKRPRE; encoded by the exons ATGAGCATCCAGCTCTATGGCTTGTGCGAGACTCATTCCTCCGAGGAGTGCAATTTTTACTGTAGAGTATGCATGTTCGCTCTGTGCAAAGAGTGCAAGAAGCAACACGATATTTTCGAGCACGAGATCATAAGG GCATATAAAGTTAATGAAGTGGCGTCGTTCAGACTGGCGGATTTGGAGTCGCTGAGGGATGCTTCCGATATCTGTCCATACAAAGGAAACGGGCGGCTCGTTGAGGTTATATACAAAAGGGGAGATGGGATCGCCTGCTGCCACGGTCAGGGCAACGTTGTGGAGTGCGAATCTTGCCAATACCGGCTCAAGTCTCCGAGCGCCAAATACTGCTCCATCCAATGCAAG GTTGAAGCCGTGATGAAGATGAATGAAAGTGAAAGTGTGACGAACGAAGCAAAGAGGAAGGTAGAGACCATATCAGAGGAGAGTGCTAGCGATGTGAAGTCATTCACGAAACGACCAAGAGAGTAG